The nucleotide window GCTTGCTCCTCATAATGCTGTACCAAATTATTTAGGCTATCCAGCAATTCCAAAAGATGAAGATGTTTTAGCCATATATGAAAATGCATTTAAAAATAATTGGCAAATACTAACACATGCAAATGGAGATGCTGCTATGGATCAAATGATTCGTACAATGACAAAAGCTGCAGAAAAATATGGTAATAATAATCGAAGAAATGTTTTAATTCATGGGCAATATGTTAGAGATGATCAGTTGGATTCATTTAAAGAATTAAACGTAATTGCATCATTATTTCCTTTGCATACATTTTATTGGGGTGATTGGCATCAAGAAATTATTGGAGGAGAATTAGGGCAAAAAATTAGTCCAACAAGAACTGCACTAAACAAGGATTTAAAAATCTCTATTCATACAGATGCACCAGTAGCTTTACCTAATTTAATGAGAGTTGTTTGGACAGCTGTAGAAAGAACATCTAGAACAGGCAAAATAATTGGAGAAAGTGAAAGGTTAACTCCTTACGAAGCTTTAAAAGCAATTACAATTTGGTCTGCTTATCAACATTTTGAAGAAGATAGCAAGGGTTCTTTAACTGCTGGTAAATTAGCAGATCTAGTTATTTTAAATGAAAACCCATTAACTGTTGAACCTAGTAAAATAAAAGATATAATTGTTTTAGAAACCATTAAAGAAGGCAAATCAATCTATAAAAGACAGTAGTTTATCTCAGCATATTTATAAATAACTCTTAGTTCGAGATTTGATTTTTTCTTATTCTTCTTATCTTTGAGAGAACTTAAAAAAAATAAAATGAAATTTAAATCTATAAGTTTAGCACTAGTTGCAGTTCTTATAATTTCGTGCAAAACTGAAGTTAAAAAAACTTCTAATAAAAAAATGGAAATTGCAGAAAATATTAAAGAGCAATCTGAAACAGAAATTACTCCAATTAGCCATGCTACAACAGTATTAGAATTCGATGATACTATTATTTATCTAGACCCTACAGGAGGTGCTGAAGCTTTCTCAGATTTTGAAAATCCAGATTATGTATTAATTACAGATATTCATGGAGATCATATGAATTTAAAAACGCTAAATGCTTTAACTCTAGAAAACGCTACAATTATTGCTCCTGAAGCTGTTGCCAAAGAAATTAGTGCAGTAAAAGCTAAAGAAGTAATCGTAATTAATAATGGTGAAGAAAAATCGTTTTCTAATTTTGATATTGAGGCAATACCTATGTACAATTTAAGAGAAGAAGCTCTAAAATTTCATAGTAAAGGAAGAGGAAATGGTTATGTTTTAACCATTAACGATGAAAGAATTTATTTCTCTGGAGATACAGAAGACATCCCAGAGATGAGAAGTTTAGAAAATATAGACAAGGCTTTTGTTTGTATGAACTTACCTTACACTATGCCAGTAGAAAATGCTGCAAGTGGTGTTTTAGCATTTAAACCAAAACAGGTTTACCCTTATCATTACAGAGGTACAAATGGTTTGAGTGATATTAATAAATTTAAAGAATTGGTTAACAAAGGTGATGCTAACATAGAAGTTGTACAATTAAATTGGTACCCTAACAGAAATTAATAACTACGTAAACTATATAAAATTATGAAAAAAATAAGTCTATTAATAGTACTTTTTGCAATTGCAATCTCTTGTACAAAAAGTGAAGAAAAAATTGCAGAAGCAACAATATCTGCTAAAAGCGGAAGCTCTGTAAGTGGGATTGTAACCTTTACACAAGTTGATGGAAAAGTTATGATGAAAGCAGATTTAAAAGGATTAACTCCTGGTACACATGCTATTCATATCCATGAAAAAGGAGACTGTTCTTCTGATGATGGAAAATCTGCAGGAGGTCATTGGAATCCAACACAAGATAACCATGGTGAATGGAAACATGGAGAATTTCATAGTGGAGACATTGGTAATTTAGAAGCGGATGAAAATGGAAATGCTACAATAGAGAAAGAGAGTGATTTTTGGTGTATTGGTTGTGAAGATGATGCCAAAAACATTGTTGGACATGCAATTATTGTTCATGCAGGTACAGACGATTTTAAATCTCAACCTTCAGGTGCTGCTGGTGCTAGAGTTGGTTGTGGAGAAATTATGGAAAAATAATTTTCCAATTATTAATAAAAAAAGGTCACTATAACTAGTGACCTTTTTTTATAAACAATGTTTTCGTTTAATATTCTAAACCAATTTTAGCCCTTACTTCATCTAAAGTTTTCATTAATTCTTTAGAAAAATCATAAGTCATTATTGGACTTTCTTTTTTACCATCTCTTAACAATTGACTAAAATGATCAGTTTCAAAATTATAACCAATACTCTTATAATTAAAATCTAAAGTTTCAGATTGACCGTCTTTTATAACTTTAACTGTTGATGGTTCATGAAATCTTGTATTTATTTTTACTTCAGCTTTTTCGAATGTAAAAATAGCCTCAGTTGGTGTTTCTTCTATCAAAGTACTTTTTAAATAAGCTTTTGCATTCTTGTATTGAAAAACAATATCACAAGAAGAATCTGCTCCATTTTCAAAAAATGTTGCGTTTGCTTTTATACCTAATGGTTTACCTAAAGTGCTTAAAGCTGCAAAGATTGGATAAATACCAATATCTAACAAAGAACCACCACCAACTTCTTTTTTAAATACTCTACTATCTGTATTATATTCAGTTACAAATCCAAAATCGGCTTTTAAATCAATTAAATTACCATATTTTTTCTTTTGATAAAGATCTAGTACAAATTGGTAATGAGGCAAAAAATAAGTCCAAAGTGCCTCCATTAAAAGTACATTATTGGCTTTTGCTACAGCAATCATTTCATGTACTTCATTAGAGTTCATTGCAAAAGGCTTTTCACATAAAACTGCTTTTTTGTATTTTAAACACAAAATAGAATGCTCTTTATGAAAACTGTGAGGTGTTGCAATATATACTGCATCTACATTTGGGTCTTCAGCAAGTGCTTTATACGAGTTATAGGCATTATCTGCCTTAAATTTATTGGCAAATTCATTTGCTCTATCTTGACTTCTAGAAGCTACAGCAACCAATTTTACGTTACTTACATTTGCTAAATCTGTTGCAAATCTATCTGCAATTTTACCAAGACCAATTATTCCCCAATTAATAACTTTATCACTAGCCATTATACTTCATTCAATTTTAAATCATTTTTATTTTTAAAAAGTGTTTGAATTAAAATTGCAATTCCCATTACTAAAACACAGCCTAATAAATTAAGCCATAAATAAGGTAACCAATCTAAAATAAAAACCAGGATGATTATAATTTGTGTAATTACTGCTGCAATAAAAACCGCATTTCCTCTTACAAATTTTATAAAAAATGCAAGCAAAAATATCCCTAGAACATTTCCGTAAAATATAGATCCAATAATGTTAACTAGCTGAATTAAGTTATCGAATAAATTAGCAATACAAGCTACAGAGATTGCTATAATTCCCCAAGCTAACGTAAACCATTTGGAGGCTTTTACATAATGCTCCTCACTTTTATCATCCTTTACATTTCTTTTGTATAAATCAATGGCAGTTGTACTTGCTAATGCATTTAACTCTGAAGCTGTAGATGACATGGCTGCAGATAAAATAACTGCCAATAACAAGCCTATTAAACCTCTAGGAAGATTATTTAAAATAAAATGGATAAAGACATAATCTTTATCATTAGATTCTATTTTTTTAAAATCTTTTTGTTGATTTAAAATAGCAACTAACTCTTTGGCTTCTTCTTTTAAAGTGAAATCTTTATCATTTAAAACTTTTATTTGTTCTCTTTCTCTATCTTGAACACCATCAATAAAAAGCATTCTTTTTTCGTCTTCAATTTTAGCATGTTCACTTTCTAATTGCTGAAATTTACTGCTAAATTTAGAGTTAGCAATTGCATCATTAACCTTTGGATTAAAATTTAAAGGTGATGCATTAAATTGATAAAAAACGAAAACCATGACACCAACAAGCAGTATAAAAAATTGCATTGGCACTTTAAGTAAGCCATTAAAAATTAGACCTAGTTGACTTTCTCTAACAGATTTACCAGACAAATAACGTTGAACCTGACTTTGATCGGTACCAAAATAGGACAACATTAAAAATGTTCCACCTAAAATTCCTGTCCAAACAGTATATCTATTATTTAAATCAAAAGAAAAATCTAAGACTTCCATTTTTCCACTTGCACCTGCAATATCTAAAGCTCTACTAAAAGTTATATCTTCAGGAAGTTGGCTCATGATCATAAAAAACGCTACCAACATTCCAAAAAATATAATAATCATTTGCTGTTTTTGAGTAACATTTACTGCTTTTGTACCTCCAGAAACTGTGTATATAATTACTAAAAAACCTATTATAATATTTAACACCAATAAATCCCAACCTAAAACAGCCGATAAAATAATAGCTGGTGCAAAAATGGTAATACCTGCTGCTAAACCTCTTTGTACCAAAAATAAAATAGCTGCTAAACTTCTTGTTTTTAAATCGAATCTTCCTTCTAAAAACTCATAAGCAGTGTATACTTTTAACTTATGGTAAATTGGGATAAAAACTGCGCAAATAACAACCATAGCTATTGGTAAACCAAAGTAAAATTGCACAAAACCCATTCCACTATGAAAAGCCTGACCTGGAGTTGACAAAAACGTTATTGCACTTGCTTGTGTAGCCATAACAGAAAGACCAATTGTCCACCATTTAGAATCACTACCACCTTTTATATAGTCTGTAACATTGCTGTTTTTGCGAGTTACATAAGTACCATAAGCAACTATGAATACTAAAGTTACAGATAGAATAATCCAATCTACGTAATGTAATTTACTTGCTACTTCCATAAATTAATTTGTAAAATGGTTTGTAATTAAATAGAATAAAATCAAATAAATTAGATTCGCTATTAAAACGAAAGTGTAAACTTTTTCCCACTTGTATTTAGGTTTTTCCATACGTTTCATTTTATATAATTAGCAATATTTTTTTATTCTTTACCCACACTTAGCATGTTTGCAAATAATTTATAGGCTCCAGAAACACCTGCAGGTAATTCTCTAAAAAAACTTAAACCTGTATAAATATAATTTCCTTTGCCATATTTGGCAATTAGCAAACTACCTAATTTAGGTGTTTCTCCTTTATCTTTCATTGATAAAATTGGTGTGTATTGATCACTCCACGCAATTGGAAAATACAAACCTCTTTCTTGAACCCATCCTTTAAAATCATTCTCAGTAATTTTATTCGGAAAATTTAATAAAGAATTATTTGGATCTAATACAGTAACCTCTGCAAATTCGTCTGTAACTCTATCTCTAGATAATTTAAGCTGATAAGGTGCTTGTACATCTACTCCTCTATTTGTATTGTATTGCACAATCATATTACCACCGTTTTTTACATATTCTAACAAATGTTTTTGTTTGAACTTCAATTCACTTACAACATTATAAGCTCTAATTCCTAGAACAATGGCATCAAATTGCTGTAAATTTTTATCGTTTATTTCTGATGGATTTATCTCAATAACATTATAACCTATTTGTTGTAAACTTTCTGGAACAGCATCGCCTGCACCTTTTATATAACCAATATTATTACCTTTCTTTTCGATATTTAATCTAACAATTTTAGCTTCAGAATTTTTAAGTACGGTTTGTTTTGGAATATGATTGTAATTAATTTCTATCAACTCTTTCGTAAAAGTTTCTCCTTTAGATTTTGCAATTACTTTTAAATTTCCTTCAGATTGATTTTTAGGAGGAATAACCATAAAAACAACTACTTGCTTGTCATTTTTTTGTGCAATATTAAAAGTGATTTCTTTGGGTGAAACAGACCAGTCTTTTGGCACTTCTAATTGTACATTACCCGTTACAAAATTCGCTCCTGCTCTAACCTCAACTTCTACTTGTTTAGCAATACTATCAGAAAAAATTATTACTTTATCTTTTAGTTTAGTTGTAACACTTGGTACTATTTCAAAAGGCTCGTAAATCTCTCCTTTATCACGTTTTGAATACCTTCTAATTACATTTTTGGTAATAGTAATTGGCACATAGTTTATTACCAAATTAAAATCTATTGTAATTTCTCTAGGTGTTTCTGGTTTACCAATTAATGTTCTATCATGTACAGAATACATTCCTAGAGAAGCTTCTTTCCTCAACCAATAAGGATCTGAAAAATTAGCTCCTTTTAAAGAAATACTCTCTTTAAAATTCTGTTTTACATTTTTTGACAAACTTACCCCTTTAAAGATTTTTGATGCTGTGTTATTTGCTGTAATGGATGTTAACTCTACTGCAACATCACTTCTATTAATTACTTCAAAATTTACATCAATTTTTGAATTAGGAACTGCTGTTGAACTAACTGCAGATGCTTCTAAATATAAACCTAAACATGCTTCTATAATTTCTTTAATTTGAGTCGTCTTGATTTTTTTCCAATGTTCATCTTCTAACTTATTTATCAAAGAATAAGCTTCTAGTAACTTTGGTATGTGCTTAGCAGGATTTGTAAAATCAAAATTTTCTTCAACATCGTATAAAATATCACCAACTTCACCTCCGTTTTTTACACGATTCCAAGTAGTGTTAATTCCAGAGAAAATATCATTTTTATCTTTAGGTGCTTCACCTTTTAAAAACTCTACGTACTCTGTTTGAGTACCTCTTGTTGTTAGTCTTCCAAAACCTTGGCACAAGTGCTGACTGCTAGCCATAGATGCTAATTCGTTATTAGAAAGTCCTTTTAGAGGATAATAAACTCCTACATCAAATTGGGTGAAGTTTTTAGAAGCTTCTTTAAACTCGTCTCTATTTCTGTAAAACCAAGATGATGTATTAAAAAACAATCTTTTAGGTTGCCATGTTTCTGTAAATTTTAATTGATCTGCAAACTGCTTTTCATCATTTACTAAATCAAAAGCTTCTACACTTAACATTGCAGAACTAGTATGATGACCATGAGTTGTACCTGGAGTTCTATGGTTAAATCTATTAATAATTACATCTGGTTTAAAAGTTCTAATTGCCCAAACTACATCACTTAATACTTCTTTTTTATTCCAAATTTCTAAAGTTTCATCTGGATGTTTAGAATAGCCAAAATCATTTGCTCTTGTAAATAACTGTTCTCCTCCATCTACGCTTCTAGCTGCAAGCAACTCTTGAGTTCTAATAACGCCCAATAACTCTCTAATTTCTGGCCCTATTAAATTCTGACCTCCATCACCTCTTGTTAAAGATAAATAACCAGTTCTTGCCTTAACTTCATTTGCTAAGTATGCAATTAAACGAGTATTTTCATCATCTGGATGTGCAGCTATATAAAGAGCAGTTCCTAAAAAGTTTAATTTTTGAACCTTTTCAAAAATTTCATTTGAAGTTAATTTATTAGGTTGCTGAGCAAAAAGTGTTGTAAACATCAGCAATACTGCTGAAATTGAAAGGAATAATTTCTTCATTTTTTGTAGTTGATAACACACAAATGTAGTTTTTTTAATCAGTAAAAAAGTGCGTATTAACATAATTATAACGTTTTTAAAAACATGAACAAAATGCTCATAACCTGTTAATAAATTAATTTTAAAAGTCGCTTTTTAAGATTATATTTGTAAATCAAATTAAGAAAAATAATCAATGAAATTTATTGTATCGAGTTCACAACTTTTAAAGCAATTACAAGTTTTAGGAGGCGTTATAAATAGCAACAACACCTTACCAATTTTAGACAACTTTTTATTTGAATTATCTGAAAATCAACTTAAAGTTTCTGCTTCAGATTTAGAAACTACAATGAGTTCTGTTGTAGATGTAGAGAGTGATAGTTCTGGTGCCATTGCAGTTTCTGCACGTTTGTTATTAGATACATTAAAAACATTTCCAGATCAACCTTTAACTTTTAAAACTGAAGGTGATAATACTATAGAAATTAGTTCTGATCAAGGTAAATATGATATGGCTTATTTTGGTGGTGATGAATTTCCAAAAGCGGTTTCTTTACCTAGCCCAAGCAAAACAGTTGTGCCTGCAAATATTTTAGGTACTGCAATTTCAAAAACAATTTTTGCTGCTGGTAATGATGATTTAAGACCAGTAATGAGTGGGGTGTTTTTTCAATTTAGTTCTCAAAGTTTAACTTTTGTAGCTACTGATGCTCATAAATTGGTAAAATATTCTAGAACAGATGTTACTGCAGATCAAACTGCAGAATTCATTATGCCAAAGAAACCTTTAAATTTATTAAAAGGTATTTTAGGTGGTTCTGAAAGTGATGTAACTATTGAATATAATGATGCAAACGCAAAATTTACTTTTGATAATATTGTATTGGTTTGTAGATTAATTGATGGTAAATATCCAAATTACGAAGCTGTTATACCAAAAGAAAATCCGAATAAATTAACTGTAGATAGAGCATCATTTTTAAACTCTGTTAGGCGTGTTTCTATTTTCTCTAGCAAAACTACACACCAGATTCGTTTAAAAATGGCTGGTACAGAATTAAACATTTCTGCAGAAGATTTAGATTTCTCTAACAAAGCAGATGAACGTTTAAGTTGCGATTATCAAGGTGATGATATGCAAATTGGTTTTAACTCACGCTTTTTAAGTGAAATGTTAAACAACTTAAGTTCTAGCGAAGTTTTAATTGAAATGTCTTTACCAAATAGAGCAGGTATTTTAACACCTATTGATGGCACAGATGAAGGTGAACAAGTAACTATGCTTGTTATGCCAGTAATGCTGAACAACTAGTTTTAGATAGTTTTTATTTAAAACATTTTAAATATTAAAACCACAATAAATCTGATTTTAAACTCAGAATTTATTGTGGTTTTTTGATTACTTTTACTTGCATGAATTTCTTAGCTCATCTCTATTTATCAGAAAATAACACCAATATTATGATTGGTAATTTTATTGCAGATCATGTAAGAGGAAATAATTTCACGCATTTTAGTAATGAAATTCAACAAGGTATTTTTCTGCATAGAGAAATTGACACCTTTACAGATGCACATCCTATTGTAAGAAAAAGCAAAAGACGTTTACACAAACGTTACAGGCATTATGATGGAGTAATTATAGATATTTTCTACGATTACTTTTTGGCTAAAAACTGGAGTAACTATTCAGAAATACCCTTAGAACTTTACACACAAGCTATTTATAAATTATTTAAGGAGAAATCTTTAGAACTTCCTGTAAAATCTCAGAACTTTATTAGATATATGATTGAATATGATATTTTATACAATTATCAATTTAAAGAAGGGATTGCTAAAGTTTTAAATGGAATGAATCACAGAACCAAAGGCAAATCTCAAATGAATTTAGCAATTGAAGATTTAGAAATATTACAAGAAGAATTAGAAGAAGATTTTAATTTATTTTTCAAAGATTTGCATGCCTTTACCAAAATCAAATTAAAAGAAATTCAATCTGAATTATGAGAAATATACTAAGTCTATTATGCTTTACAATTGTTTTAATTTCTTGTAAAGAACAAACTGAGATTGGTTTAATTACAGAAAAAGCAATGGTAGTTTCTGCAAGAGTTGAGGCTTCAGAAATAGGTTCATCAATTCTAAAAAAAGGTGGTAATGCTTATGATGCAATGGTTGCTACACATTTTGCATTAGCAGTGGTATATCCTGTTGCTGGTAATATTGGAGGAGGTGGTTTTATGGTGTATAGAAATAACGATGGCACAAAAGGAGCTTTAGATTTTAGAGAGAAAGCACCTATTACTGCTCACAAAGACATGTATTTAGATTCATTAGGTAATGTTATCAAAAATAAAAGTGTTTTAGGTGCACATGCAGTGGGTATTCCTGGTTCTGTTGCTGGTGTTTTTGAAGTACATCAAAAATTAGGGAGTTTACCTTTTTCTGATTTGGTTCAACCAGCCATTGATTTAGCAAAAAACGGAATTACAATAACTAAAAAACAAGCCAAAGATTTAAACAATGCTACTGAAAGATTTAGAAAAGTAAATAATTATCAAACTATTTTTGATAAAGAATGGAAAGCAGGTGACACTCTTATTCAGAATGAATTAGCACAAACTTTAGAACGAATTAGAGATTTTGGTAAAGATGGTTTCTACAAAGGTAAAACTGCAGATTTGTTGGTAAATTACATCACTGAATTAGGAGGGATAATTTCTCATAAAGATTTAGAAAACTACAAAGCTATATGGAGAAAACCTATTGAATTTTCTTACAAAGGTCATGACATTACTTCTATGACTTTACCTGCAAGTGGTGGTATTTGTTTGGCCCAGATTTTAAAATCTATAGAACCTTATAATCTTACTCAAATAGAGCATAACTCAACAAAATATATTCAATTATTAACAGAGGCAGAAAGACGTGCTTATGCAGATAGGGCTCATTATTTAGGTGATATTGATTTTGTAGATGTTCCTTTAGATAGTTTAGCAAATACCAAATATTTAAAAAAGAGAATGAACTCTTTTTCTTGGGATAAAGCTACACCTTCATCAGCAGTTTCGCATGGTAAAATTCTAGGATATGAAAGTGATGAAACCACCCATTATTCTATTGTAGATCAATTTGGAAATGCAGTTTCAGTAACAACCACTTTAAATACAGGTTATGGTTCTAAAGTATTAGTAAAAGGTGCTGGTTTTTTTCTGAATAATGAAATGGATGATTTTTCCAGCAAACCTGGTGTCCCAAATGTGTATGGTTTGGTTGGTTCTAAAGCAAATGCAATAGCTCCAGAAAAACGAATGTTAAGCTCAATGACTCCAACAATCGTAGAAAAAGATGGTCAATTAAAAATGGTTGTTGGTACTCCTGGAGGTTCTACAATTATAACTTCTGTTTTGCAAAATATTCTTAATGTTGTCGATTATAAAATGGGCATGCAAGAATCTGTAAATAAACCACGTTTTCATCATCAATGGTTACCAGATGTAATAAGAATGGAACCTAATGGATTTGATGATAACACAAAAACGAGGCTTAATGATTTAGGCTATGATTTACTAGAAAGAAACTCTTTAATCATTGGTAGAGTTGATGCAATTTTAGTCTTGCCAAGTGGAAAATTAGAGGCTGGAGCTGATAAAAGAGGTGATGATGCAGCAGCAGGATTTTAAATCAATAAATAATGCGTAAAATTTTATATCTTCTTTTAGCTATCATTCTTTTTACCAATTGCAAAACCGAAGAATTTACAATACTAAACTTAAGAGAATCAAAGCATAAATTTCCAAAACAAATATTTGAATTTCCAGTTT belongs to Polaribacter dokdonensis and includes:
- a CDS encoding MBL fold metallo-hydrolase — translated: MKFKSISLALVAVLIISCKTEVKKTSNKKMEIAENIKEQSETEITPISHATTVLEFDDTIIYLDPTGGAEAFSDFENPDYVLITDIHGDHMNLKTLNALTLENATIIAPEAVAKEISAVKAKEVIVINNGEEKSFSNFDIEAIPMYNLREEALKFHSKGRGNGYVLTINDERIYFSGDTEDIPEMRSLENIDKAFVCMNLPYTMPVENAASGVLAFKPKQVYPYHYRGTNGLSDINKFKELVNKGDANIEVVQLNWYPNRN
- a CDS encoding superoxide dismutase family protein, which translates into the protein MKKISLLIVLFAIAISCTKSEEKIAEATISAKSGSSVSGIVTFTQVDGKVMMKADLKGLTPGTHAIHIHEKGDCSSDDGKSAGGHWNPTQDNHGEWKHGEFHSGDIGNLEADENGNATIEKESDFWCIGCEDDAKNIVGHAIIVHAGTDDFKSQPSGAAGARVGCGEIMEK
- a CDS encoding Gfo/Idh/MocA family protein; the protein is MASDKVINWGIIGLGKIADRFATDLANVSNVKLVAVASRSQDRANEFANKFKADNAYNSYKALAEDPNVDAVYIATPHSFHKEHSILCLKYKKAVLCEKPFAMNSNEVHEMIAVAKANNVLLMEALWTYFLPHYQFVLDLYQKKKYGNLIDLKADFGFVTEYNTDSRVFKKEVGGGSLLDIGIYPIFAALSTLGKPLGIKANATFFENGADSSCDIVFQYKNAKAYLKSTLIEETPTEAIFTFEKAEVKINTRFHEPSTVKVIKDGQSETLDFNYKSIGYNFETDHFSQLLRDGKKESPIMTYDFSKELMKTLDEVRAKIGLEY
- a CDS encoding sodium:solute symporter — translated: MEVASKLHYVDWIILSVTLVFIVAYGTYVTRKNSNVTDYIKGGSDSKWWTIGLSVMATQASAITFLSTPGQAFHSGMGFVQFYFGLPIAMVVICAVFIPIYHKLKVYTAYEFLEGRFDLKTRSLAAILFLVQRGLAAGITIFAPAIILSAVLGWDLLVLNIIIGFLVIIYTVSGGTKAVNVTQKQQMIIIFFGMLVAFFMIMSQLPEDITFSRALDIAGASGKMEVLDFSFDLNNRYTVWTGILGGTFLMLSYFGTDQSQVQRYLSGKSVRESQLGLIFNGLLKVPMQFFILLVGVMVFVFYQFNASPLNFNPKVNDAIANSKFSSKFQQLESEHAKIEDEKRMLFIDGVQDREREQIKVLNDKDFTLKEEAKELVAILNQQKDFKKIESNDKDYVFIHFILNNLPRGLIGLLLAVILSAAMSSTASELNALASTTAIDLYKRNVKDDKSEEHYVKASKWFTLAWGIIAISVACIANLFDNLIQLVNIIGSIFYGNVLGIFLLAFFIKFVRGNAVFIAAVITQIIIILVFILDWLPYLWLNLLGCVLVMGIAILIQTLFKNKNDLKLNEV
- a CDS encoding PIG-L family deacetylase, whose amino-acid sequence is MKKLFLSISAVLLMFTTLFAQQPNKLTSNEIFEKVQKLNFLGTALYIAAHPDDENTRLIAYLANEVKARTGYLSLTRGDGGQNLIGPEIRELLGVIRTQELLAARSVDGGEQLFTRANDFGYSKHPDETLEIWNKKEVLSDVVWAIRTFKPDVIINRFNHRTPGTTHGHHTSSAMLSVEAFDLVNDEKQFADQLKFTETWQPKRLFFNTSSWFYRNRDEFKEASKNFTQFDVGVYYPLKGLSNNELASMASSQHLCQGFGRLTTRGTQTEYVEFLKGEAPKDKNDIFSGINTTWNRVKNGGEVGDILYDVEENFDFTNPAKHIPKLLEAYSLINKLEDEHWKKIKTTQIKEIIEACLGLYLEASAVSSTAVPNSKIDVNFEVINRSDVAVELTSITANNTASKIFKGVSLSKNVKQNFKESISLKGANFSDPYWLRKEASLGMYSVHDRTLIGKPETPREITIDFNLVINYVPITITKNVIRRYSKRDKGEIYEPFEIVPSVTTKLKDKVIIFSDSIAKQVEVEVRAGANFVTGNVQLEVPKDWSVSPKEITFNIAQKNDKQVVVFMVIPPKNQSEGNLKVIAKSKGETFTKELIEINYNHIPKQTVLKNSEAKIVRLNIEKKGNNIGYIKGAGDAVPESLQQIGYNVIEINPSEINDKNLQQFDAIVLGIRAYNVVSELKFKQKHLLEYVKNGGNMIVQYNTNRGVDVQAPYQLKLSRDRVTDEFAEVTVLDPNNSLLNFPNKITENDFKGWVQERGLYFPIAWSDQYTPILSMKDKGETPKLGSLLIAKYGKGNYIYTGLSFFRELPAGVSGAYKLFANMLSVGKE
- the dnaN gene encoding DNA polymerase III subunit beta, which encodes MKFIVSSSQLLKQLQVLGGVINSNNTLPILDNFLFELSENQLKVSASDLETTMSSVVDVESDSSGAIAVSARLLLDTLKTFPDQPLTFKTEGDNTIEISSDQGKYDMAYFGGDEFPKAVSLPSPSKTVVPANILGTAISKTIFAAGNDDLRPVMSGVFFQFSSQSLTFVATDAHKLVKYSRTDVTADQTAEFIMPKKPLNLLKGILGGSESDVTIEYNDANAKFTFDNIVLVCRLIDGKYPNYEAVIPKENPNKLTVDRASFLNSVRRVSIFSSKTTHQIRLKMAGTELNISAEDLDFSNKADERLSCDYQGDDMQIGFNSRFLSEMLNNLSSSEVLIEMSLPNRAGILTPIDGTDEGEQVTMLVMPVMLNN
- a CDS encoding ACP phosphodiesterase; amino-acid sequence: MNFLAHLYLSENNTNIMIGNFIADHVRGNNFTHFSNEIQQGIFLHREIDTFTDAHPIVRKSKRRLHKRYRHYDGVIIDIFYDYFLAKNWSNYSEIPLELYTQAIYKLFKEKSLELPVKSQNFIRYMIEYDILYNYQFKEGIAKVLNGMNHRTKGKSQMNLAIEDLEILQEELEEDFNLFFKDLHAFTKIKLKEIQSEL
- the ggt gene encoding gamma-glutamyltransferase; translated protein: MRNILSLLCFTIVLISCKEQTEIGLITEKAMVVSARVEASEIGSSILKKGGNAYDAMVATHFALAVVYPVAGNIGGGGFMVYRNNDGTKGALDFREKAPITAHKDMYLDSLGNVIKNKSVLGAHAVGIPGSVAGVFEVHQKLGSLPFSDLVQPAIDLAKNGITITKKQAKDLNNATERFRKVNNYQTIFDKEWKAGDTLIQNELAQTLERIRDFGKDGFYKGKTADLLVNYITELGGIISHKDLENYKAIWRKPIEFSYKGHDITSMTLPASGGICLAQILKSIEPYNLTQIEHNSTKYIQLLTEAERRAYADRAHYLGDIDFVDVPLDSLANTKYLKKRMNSFSWDKATPSSAVSHGKILGYESDETTHYSIVDQFGNAVSVTTTLNTGYGSKVLVKGAGFFLNNEMDDFSSKPGVPNVYGLVGSKANAIAPEKRMLSSMTPTIVEKDGQLKMVVGTPGGSTIITSVLQNILNVVDYKMGMQESVNKPRFHHQWLPDVIRMEPNGFDDNTKTRLNDLGYDLLERNSLIIGRVDAILVLPSGKLEAGADKRGDDAAAGF